AGATGAGGTTTTAAAATGGAATCCAATGAAAAatctcaaaaagaaaaagaaaaataagaaactgTATCAAAGTTAGAAGACACTCTTATTTGACAGGATCCTCTTTGACTAAATcgtataaataaattaaaaatggaTATTCAGTTGAATATTTAAACTACTCATTAGTTCCCTCTGGAATTCGACAATTAGTTTGACTCTTATATTCTTAAATAAATAAATGCAGTGCCATGTGTGATGTAAGTTATAGCAGCTAAGTTGTACAGATCAAGAAGGAACATGGGTTGAACATGTGTGTTTAGAAGGACCTCACCTTATCTAGCTTAGTGGTTGAGAGCAATTTTAACCCAACTGTGTAACTTCTTTTTGAGTgcttaaatgaaaatgaaatgagGAAATAGGAGAAAGACATTACAGCAGAAACAGAATTGGCTTGTGGTTATGGTTTAAGGTCCGGGGTTCTTTCATATgcttaattttctttccttctttgatttttttttttgtgatgctTTCTTCATTATTATCTTTGGCATTCCATATTTGTTGTTGGAGAAGAAGAGAATTGTGGTGCTTGTTCTTATTAAGGTATAGAAAATTTACCACTTTTTTTTTCGTACTTTGTTGAACATAAGAGCCACAAAGTACATCATATGAATATTGACATCATAATACATACCGCCGTTATAGGCTTATAGCATCTGGTCTTAGATTCATCGACTTGTAATACTGAGCTCACTGGATTATAGCTACCTTTTCACCTCTGAAAATTAGATTTCATGTTCTATCTTTCATTTTTGACAGCTTCCTCTCAGATTGAAACACGCCGTATGAACTAATAGGCAGCTGGACTGGCCTGTACGAATTGTAACCATATTTTCCTCACTTATGAAACGGGAACAAAAGATTACAAATTCTTATTATGGTTCTTTCTTTTTATAGCAAACCACTTTTCACATGGTTCCAAGTTTAGGaattgctcaaaaagtgtccCCAAAGAAATCAAACTGAGCCTTGAACTATCAGAGTCTACTAGGAATAAAATATACCTATCGATATATTGAACAATGCGAGTTTACTGGCCCTGAGGGTTTTTGTTTTAAACTGCATTTAAATATTTAAACGTTCCCTTATGTATAAACCATCATTATATAGAATTTAATGTATCTACACTAATATGCTTAATGTTTACTCTGATATCATCCTTATATGTGTCTTCTTTGTACCATCATTATATAGAATTTAATGTATCTACACTAATATGCTTAATGTTTACTCTGATATCATCCTTATATGTGTCTTCTTTGTTTATACTTTTACACTGGAGCTTTGTGTTTCTTGAAAAATATGTTCTCTTGCTGATGGCTCTGTTTTTTTACCTAGGCACATTTCCTCTGAGATGTATggactatattttatattttccttGAGGCTTGCGCTATGGATGCAAATTGCTGCCTTTTCCATTAGATTGTTCTCCTCGTTGTTATGGTTTCAGATGTACAGGTTGGGGCCTTCATCCACAGACTTCGATGTACGAAATAGTTTCATGAATCCCTCAGCTTCAGCAATAGGTAGACAAAGCTCTATTTCAAGCACTATTTCAGGATTTCCTCTCTCTGATCCAGCTTATTACTCGGCCCTTTTTGAAGATGCACAAGAAAATGGGGTATGTTATCTTCTTATCTGCTTGTGAGCTTTTGTGAACGTTCTTGACACATAGCAGGGCATTAAAAGTTGACAGTAACTATTTTTACCACAATTTATGGATGCGTTATCTTTTTCATCACCTCTTAATCTAATTATATAATGGAAATAAGCTCTAGAAAAGCATAACAAGAGGTTTGTCCTATTTGTGAATTCCTCTGAGTTATGAATGTGGTTAGAACAGGATTGCCTACTATACCTTTAGATTTCTCTATGCTTGCTTCATTTACAAATCCTTACACAACTCTGGACTCTATGAACCTGGCTTTGTTACAATCTTACTTCAAACTAACCTAGACCTTCTGAAATTACTGGTAGCGAACAACTCAGGAATTTCTccatctttttaattaaaaattacCGAGCTTGATAATACATCTATACACAGATTGAAGAATAAAATACAGGTTGACCTCGCTGTGGTTGGCGAGGATAGTAAGAGGGTGgcttattttgtttttttatctaCTATTACCAAGGATATTTTATATTTTTCGTTGTCTTGTGGGTTATTTATGCTGTACCAATGAGTAGGGTGTTTCATGACTGAAAGATAGTGTCTGTTGCTCAGATTGGAGAGATTCCTCGAGCGGAATAAAATTATGTTGTTGTTTTCCATTTGCAGGGTATGAAGAATACTGGTGGTAACAATGCTTCCCCTGTATGTTGATTAATTTTCTCAGCTAAGCTTATGCAGCGGCCAATCTTTTAAAGTTATTGATGTAAGTAATATgccatattatatttaaactattcAAGGGGTTTGTTAGTATTATTTCATTTACCATATCTAATCATCAAAAGCTTTAGTttaaaattaacagtaaaatgTGTGGGTCAGAGAGCTTAACGGTAAGCGTGTTAAAAACTTTTAAGTAGTTGAGACATTTTTGAGGATCGTCTTGAATATGAGCTGATTATTGCAAGTCCTAACACATAAAGTAAACACCATGTACATCCCATAGAAGTGCAGGGCGATGGCCGATGGGTCTTACCTCGCAATATATTAAATATACACCTATTACTGATTTAGTCTTGtttctcaaactaatctcaagtGTGTCGGAAATGTTCAAACTTCACTTTAGCAAATAGACATTTCACTTGGATATGTAATGTGTCTATAACCTAAAAGTCAAGCTTTGTTATGCAGGATCAGAGTGCTCTTGGAAGTCATCGACAGGAGATGTAAAATGAGATGCTGATGTTGTGTAATTGATGCCCCCTATCTGTTCAAGCTCTTTCATTTTGACATGTTGTACACCCTAATATGGACGGACATCTGATGTACAGAGCAGGGTTACTAAAGTTAGTTTTGTCATTCTGTTTTCACTGCATAAGAGATTACTTGTATCTTTTGTTATTCTTTGGTTGTGTGATCCCCATGTCGAAGATAGACCAGAAAGAAAGTGGTTGTTCTTGTATAACTGATAAAGATAATTTCTATTTTGAATACACACGGAGATAAAATAGGTGTTCTTGTGTAATTGCAAAAGATAGTGGTATACTATGTTTTAGTGGAACTTGTGTACTTCCATCTTCTAATATCATGAATAGAAAATATGTAGTCTTTCAGTTTACCTCTCGTTCTTTACTCATGTCATGGTTTTTCCTTTTGAATGGAAATTGACGTGAATTAGTAGTCGTCCGTCCTTTGGCAAACAGGTATGCTTTATATTTACTTGGAATATAAGAATTTTTGCTGTTTTGGGAAGACTGTCTATGTTTGCTTGAGTTCCTAGCTTGTGTAGAACCTTGCAGTAGTAATCAATCAACTGACTGCTTTCTCGTGGTGGCAGTGGTCTACAAGGAATAATACTATTCTTGCTTCTGAATAACAGTCCTTAAATTTAGATTCACCTGTAAATGAAGTTGCAAACTTTTGCTTACCCCCAAATCCCTCATTTGACAGCGTCTTCACGAGGCTGAACTTGGATCAGTCTCTAGATAGTGGATGCTATCTTTGAGAAAGGTGATGCAAGGTTGTTCAAGATACCTTGTTGTAGCCTAGATAGCAAGTTACAGGAAaagaacaaatacaaaaagattcCCTCAAAACCATATTACGTCTTTAAAGAATTCTTTCTAGTATGTATGTAGCATCCGTGTAGGATAAGAGGCGAGTGTATGACCCGGTAGGGTGGATCAGCTGATGGGCCCGTACCTACCCGgttaccttttttctttttcttttctttgttaaaTTAGATTTGCCGGAGACACTGGCTGTAATCCTAAAACAAAGTCTGAAACTTAGAAGCAGAACTGCTACTTCTTCTTTGctctttgttttccttaataatcAGAGTAATGGGTTCATCAGTTCTTAAAGCTCCATCAACATCTATCTTCTTTATGGGCAAGAGTGACCAACAACAGAATCTCTTCTGTTCAAATCTTCATTTCTCTCGATCCATCAGTGGCCGACCTTGTAAACTCTCTCTCATTAAACCcttttctacttcttcttccaTTGCCAATAATAGAAAACCCATCACAATAACAGCTACTCAACAAATTGATAAACCCattgctgcttcttcttcttcttcttcaatgtcgCCAGTCCCGGAGAACCATGCATTCCCAATCATGGTAAAACCCTAAGCTCCCTAAATTGTGTAAACTTTATAATGGGGCTTCTTTGACTGTTATTGTTGGTTTTAAGGCTGcattagtttgttatgttcattTATATGCATCCCATACTTGGTAACTAAAGGGTCGGGGTTTAGGGTTTTCTGTTTTTCCTCCAATTCCCTAAATCATGTGATTATCTGAATGTTATAGATTCGTACCGGTACCTCTCTGATTCATAAATTATTACAGAATCTATGGATTCCAATTGGAaacttcttagtttttttttgctGGCAATGACTTATATGTTTGAAATTCTTAGCTACAaattatccttttatttcttctgAATTATGTTAGTTTGAGGTCATACTGCTATTGGATTTGGGTTCTAGACAATCATTTGAGCATTACACTAAGCCACACTTACTTTCTGTTCGGGCCTTCCTTTTGGGTCGGTTCTATAGGTTCATATCAGATTTTTATCtgattcacaaacaaagttctgTTTATGTATTTGGAACTTACTGTATCCATATCATACTTTTTCTCTTGGTaatgtgtttttgtaggtaaacGGCTGTACTGGAAAGATGGGGAAAGCAATAATAGACGCAGGAGTTTCTGCAGGTCTCCATGTGGTTCCTGTATCATTTGGTAGTGAATCAGAGGCTGGGCAAATTGTGGAAGTAGGTGGCAAAGAGGTTCATGTACATGGTCCGACTGGAAGAGAAAGTCTTCTTGCTTCTTTGTTCGAAGAAAACCCTGATATGATTGTCATTGACTTCACAGTCCCTGCTGCTGTCAATGGTAGATAATTTTTGAAACCTTTGTAGGGtatatttctttctcttttttgctAAACAGATCAGTCTATAAGAATCTAAACAGATCAGTCTATAAGAAAAAGTGTCAATTTACAACTTAACGGCCTCCAAACAATGGCTGAAGCCCGACATCCAATAGGATGGATAACTATACAATTCAACAGAATCTAAAGTAAGCCTGATTAGAAACTCAGGCATAAAATGATGGAAAACTGATTAGACATGATTAAATTAATTTGTAGAGAGAAAAGACTATTTATGTGGTTGATTACATGTCCGAGACGTTGATTATATTGCAGCTAATGCTGAGCTTTATTCCAAAGTTGGAGTTCCCTTTGTAATGGGAACTACTGGTGGAGACAGGGAACTTTTGTACAAGACTGTAGAAGATTCACAAGTTTATGCCGTAATCTCACCACAAATGGGGAAGCAGGTGATCCCTTAAATGTTTCTTTGTTTCAAATTTTCAGTTACTGGTTCATTTTCACTTAAAATGTACATCTGTGATTTCTTTTGAACTAATGCTGTTTATATGGATAGGTTGTTGCATTTATTGCAGCCATGGATATCATGGCAGAGCAGTTTCCTGGGGCTTTCTCTGGCTACTCTTTACAGGTCCAATCTTGTTCTTGAAAAATTGCTATTTTCTCTGTGATTCCAATGTGTACTATCTTTATATTCCCGACCTTCTATTTTTTCTTAATCCATCTTGTTCATCAAACTACTTATTTTGAATGATATCCGAGTGTCTTACACTTGCATGTTTTCCTAGGTAATGGAGTCTCATCAAGCAAGCAAGTTGGACACATCTGGAACAGCCAAGGATGTTATCAAGTGTTTCCAAAAGCTAGGGATATCTTATGAAGTGGATCAGGTAGCCTAATGTATTTTCTTGTATCAAAGTTAATACCTATATTGAGTACTTGTCCGTGGTTCTGCTTGCGTTGCTTACTTTTCTTAGTGATAAAAAATTCTTAAACAAAGTTTTTGCAGTTAATGCTTTCAATAATCTTATTTTGATAAGTTAATACTTTCTCTAACAGATACAACAAATACGGGACCCCAAACAACAAGTGGAGATGGTGGGTGTACCAGAGGAGCACTTATTAGGTCACGCTTTCCATATGTATCATCTAACATCGCCTGACCAAACGTAATTGTCTCGTCCACATACATACTGTATTTTTATGCTGAAGCTCTTAAGTGGATATAAACATCTAACAAGCTTTAAACTACTTATGGCATGTGTATAGGGTTTCATTTGAGTTCCAACACAACGTTTGTGGAAGATCCATATATGCCGAGGGTACTATAGATGCTGCCCTTTTCCTGGCTAAGAAGGTATGCTAAGAAATAGGTCTCTTCCTACACAGTTGTGTCAACTTTCTTGTGATATAGAATTTTGACCCTTGCACTTTTGTTGTAGGTTCGCTCCAAGGCTGGCAAGCATATTTACAACATGATTGATGTCTTACGTGAGGGTAACATGCGATAGTGGTTGGTGAATCGTAAATTTTTACCCCTTTTTATGAAACATTTTTGTTGTACTTGTGGATGTTAATTTATAATAATCAGGTAGATGAAGTTTGGTACTCTGTTTTGTTTCTTATTAGATCTTTGTATGACATGATTCATCTTTTTAAAATGGGTTCAGAAGGCTTGTGATATGAATTTCATTGCACTGCTCCTACTCGTCTTCAGAGTTCGTGTCACAAGGTCTTAATTAGAACATTTGTTCAGTAATGAATTTCACGTGGAAAGATCATTGCAGAAAGCGAATACCAGTTTGATTTTTAATGTGTTACGTACTTTTGTCTTTGAGTTGAGTCCCATTGAGTCTGTAACAAAGTTTTGTTCAAGTGGTTTCTCAGTGACTCTATGCCCTACTGGTGTTTGTAAACTTTGTATTCGTCGCTGTTATGTGGAATTTTGCTACACTATTACGTAGGCTTTCATATACAATCCTGGTACCTTATTGTTTCGTACAGAATTACTTCTCTTAAGTCCTACCCTGCTTTTGAACCAAAATGTAATCCAAGGTTGGTACTACATGATACCGGATTTGTTTGTTTATCTGCCTATTTTTTTGCGCTGATATTTTTTCTTTATCGTAATTGCAGATGGCATAGTTTTAAGTTTGAACTCTTTTACTGAGATCAagatgatatttttttctttatcatAATTGCAGATGGCATAATTTTGAGTTCGAACTCTTCTACTGTTTCCTTGCTGCAGCATATTAATCAATACAAAATTCATAATGTACATACTATCATCCAGTCAGGATACTGTCCTAGCTACTTATCATAACTTTGGACGCAGACATCCAACTAGTTAACGTAGCAGCTTTAGAGTGCAATTTCCAGCCCAAACACCATCCTCATCCCATAAAGTTATTGAGTTCCCCACGGTTGTTTAACTCTTggtatgttgttgttttttttttttgttttttttgatacaTTCCGTTGGTTAAGGAGACCCAAACCAaaataaagggaaaagaaaacaaactAGAAACTAAAACAAACAAAACAGGACAGACAGGGAGGAGTTATTCAACTATCCTCTTCCTTCTGTGGTAAATCTTTCTCGCCTTATCAGCTgccaagatttctctgaaatcagGAGAGAAGTCCTCAGATCGAACCTCCACCAAGCTGCTAGAAGGATGATGACTAGCTAAATTGTGAGCAGCCCTGTTAGTTTCCCTGTAACAATGCGAAATTTTCCAAGAAAGCATTCTATTATGAAGCTTTTTGATTCTTCTCCACAGTTGCAGCACAGTCCAAGGGGGAACATCATTTGGATTTGTGAAAAGGTTGTACACGACCATTGAGTCAGTAGCCATGTGAACATTCAACAAGTTCTTATGAACAACCAGATTCAATCCTAATTCAGCACCTTGAAGTTCATGAGCAAGAACAGACATAGGCAAGCTTCCACCATTTGCTGCAGTTAAAACTTCTGTAGTATGATCTCTAATAACTGCACCAAAACCTCCAGAGTCTTCAGACAGAGATCCATCAATGTTAATCATCACCTCATCTTCAGTGGGAGCTAACCAAATGCAATCAATAGTTTCAGGCATAACAAAAAGGCAATCCACACTCCATCTATTCATAAACCACCTGTTATTTAGGTTATCATCAACCTTTAGTTTTGAAGCAGAAGTCTTCATTATAACATCCTGGACCACAAGCATACTAATTTGATCTTGAGAATTGTATTGAGCTTTAAAGATCCTTTGGTTTCTTTCAGTCCAAATATGATAGATGAAGCCATTTAAGACCAACTTTTTAATAGTAGAAATGCAGCCTGAATTTGTAAAATTTTGATCACACCAAGCTAGTTCCTCATCCCAACTTTGAAGTACATCTCTGACATAACCTAGCTTCAAGATAAATCCCTTCCAAATTCCAACAGAGAAAGCACAATCATGGAAAAGATGATCTTCTGTCTCTTCAGTCCCATTACACAGAATGCAAGAAGAATCATTTATCATTCCCTATTTAAACAATTTGCTTCTGGTCTTTAATCTTTTGTGAAAGGCCAGCCAAGATATAAAAGATTGTCTAGGAATGTGGTTCTTAAACCATACTAAATCTTTCCAAAAAGGAGAAGGATTATGGGAAGAAATAGATAGGTAAGTTGATTTCATAGAGAACTCACCTATGCTGCTAGGTTTCCAAACCAGTTGATTTGCTTCAAGAGTATTAAACTCAGCAACAGAGATTTGTTTCACCACAGTCTGCATTTCCTCTTCCATGAAGTCAGGAAAGTCCCATTTATCTTCAGAGATGAAGTCAGCTACCATCATATTATCATTATCTCCAATAGAATCAATAGCAGCAACATCCACCCAATCAATCAGTTTACCTTTTGGGTGCCAGTTATCATGCAAGAAGTTAGTGTTATATCCATCTCCAAGCACCACTCCTATCTATTGTTTTGCCAACTCCTTGAAGTCAAGGATTCTTCTCCAACACCATAGTCcaaaaatcttggtttttgataagATTAGCCTTAACCCAAGTTGTTCATATAGTATCTTTACCCGAAACCAGATCCCAAATGTGTGTTAAATTAGCTGCAATATTAGTGACTTCAGGATCCTTTATTCCTAGGCCTCCTTCTTCATAAGCATGACAAGCATTAGCCCAACTTATGGGATTATAAACCTTCTTCATATCAGGACCAGTCCGTAAGAATCTTTTGAATTTAGTATTGAGTTCCTTAATTACTCTTTTAGAAAGAACAAAGCAGGAAAACCAAAAGTATAACATTCCACTTAAGACTGCTTTAATGAGTAAACCTCTGCCAGGGTATGCAAGAAATATAGACTTCCAAGATAAAATCCTAGCATCAACTTTTTCTAACAAAGGAATACAATCATTGTAGGACAATCTAGTAGAGATTAAAGGTATACCAAGGTATTTAACAGGCAACTCACCCTTGGAACACTCCAATATTTGAATAATCTTGTCTAGAATATCATCCTTCACAGTagcagaaaaaagaaaagttttttgTTTGTTCATTTCTAGACCAGTGCAAGTGCTAAACT
This is a stretch of genomic DNA from Papaver somniferum cultivar HN1 chromosome 1, ASM357369v1, whole genome shotgun sequence. It encodes these proteins:
- the LOC113294950 gene encoding 4-hydroxy-tetrahydrodipicolinate reductase 1, chloroplastic-like codes for the protein MGSSVLKAPSTSIFFMGKSDQQQNLFCSNLHFSRSISGRPCKLSLIKPFSTSSSIANNRKPITITATQQIDKPIAASSSSSSMSPVPENHAFPIMVNGCTGKMGKAIIDAGVSAGLHVVPVSFGSESEAGQIVEVGGKEVHVHGPTGRESLLASLFEENPDMIVIDFTVPAAVNANAELYSKVGVPFVMGTTGGDRELLYKTVEDSQVYAVISPQMGKQVVAFIAAMDIMAEQFPGAFSGYSLQVMESHQASKLDTSGTAKDVIKCFQKLGISYEVDQIQQIRDPKQQVEMVGVPEEHLLGHAFHMYHLTSPDQTVSFEFQHNVCGRSIYAEGTIDAALFLAKKVRSKAGKHIYNMIDVLREGNMR
- the LOC113294942 gene encoding uncharacterized protein LOC113294942, producing the protein MMLCCSSLRSRIQSWFHDYDNLQSFAVLLIYIQIGCALIGSLGALFNGVTLINFAIALFALVAIESSSQRLGRTYAFLLCCGLLLDISWFILFSNHIWHISSEMYGLYFIFSLRLALWMQIAAFSIRLFSSLLWFQMYRLGPSSTDFDVRNSFMNPSASAIGRQSSISSTISGFPLSDPAYYSALFEDAQENGGMKNTGGNNASPVC